The DNA sequence GCCTTTTGTATAAGCAAATATGTTCAATGCTCCTGTTTCTAGCAAATGtttcaaataaattttgtttaatttactttcagGGATGATATGTCTTGGCAATATTCACCTATGTCAGAAGACTCAGATGACTTGAGGTTTTGCGAGACCCCATTGCACGCTTGCCCGACCCAACTGGACAGTCTTCCAAGCAGTCCAGTTTCTTCTCCATATAGGTACCAAAAACCACAGAATGCATCCTCTTCAGCACCTTCTAGTAGTTCAATTGCGTCGCATAGCTCAACCGTCTTGGCTGTCACATGCTCCCAGCCTCGCCAACGAGGGTCAGATTCTGAGGGCCGATTCCCATCATCTCCAAGTGATATATGCCACTCAGCTGATTTGAGAAGAGCTGCACTTTTGAGATCGGTGCAGATGAGAACACAACCTCCCGGGTCTACATCCATGGAGTTGCCGTTTGGTTCTTGCCATGAGCCTATACCTAATGTAGATACCGAGGAACGATCATGCTCGTATATGAAACCACTGGATGACGAGAGGGAATATCAGATTGAGGAGTGTTCGGCAATCAGTATATCTGAACCGGAGTTTAACCCTGATGACAATAAGTCAGGTAGGGTCTTAGGTGTGAATGCAAAATCAACTGACTCGTGAGTAGAGTTGTAGTATTCAAGTGTTGCTTTAGTCTCTGTCTTCAACATGAAGCGGGTGCTTGTGTGTTggttctgagttctgagttctgacCATAGAAGGAAAAGTGTTTTATATCTTCAAGAGTTTTCCTTCCCCTCGACCCaatttttagttgcttgttgcACTTGGGGAAATTAACACACGACTAAATTCATACCAGGAAAAATGTTATTCAATCATGTAACAGTTGTCTTCTAAGTTTATGATcgagaaattaaatcaaattaactaGCACATGAAGTCTCACcttgttaaatttattttgtataaGGGGAAGTCTAGTATCGATAAATATCAGGGGAGTATGAATTTGTACCCGAGTTTTCTCCCAAAGtcgaaatattttttatcttttttgttaatGAGCGTCCTCATTCTTAGTGCAAGGATTAAAAACAATTCAGTTAACCAACTCGAGTATCAGTAAACAATAACTAACTATTAATTGGATcgcaaataaacaaaaaaaatatttaaaattattgtaaaaaaaatctaaaatctaacaaaaaaacATTCAGAacgtaataaaaataaatatttaaaatcattCTAAAGAACTTTCAAAACCTAACAAAAAAAAGTTTCAAAATTTGAATGCAATAAAAGGTCTTTTAATTATGGTAAAAAAAATGCATTATTTTTAGATGTTTCttatacatgaatttcaaatatttaaattttagaggTTTCAAatgttttttttgaaaatgtacgactaaaaataaatgaaagcaaaatattaaaaaaaaaggcaaaatttTGGATGTTTCCTATTTCTGGATTTCATATATTTAAATGTCAGAtgtttcaggtatttttctaggAATGTATAATTAAAAGTAAATGAAAGTAAGCTATTAAAAACGAAGGCATCATCTCGGATTTTTTTTATACCtagattttttatgtttaaattttagagatttcagatattttctgggaATGTACAttaaaaagtaaatgaaaacaaaCAATACCTTTAAATTTCGGATGTTTAAATGTTAGAGGTTTCAAAtgtttttttctataattttggaTGTTCTTTTTaacgattttgattttttgttagattttgaatttttttcaatgATTTTAGATGTTTTTCTGTTAAATTttggatattattttttaaaacataagaaataaaattctaaaactaAGAAATAGAataatctaaaacctaaaaagaaGAAACATCCAACATTATTAAAAAGAATCAAACTCCTAGTCATGTCATAGGATGCATTTTGTGTTGACAACTGAAACTTGCATTCCGGTCAAGTGTTGAGAAGTCATACTTATCTGCTGGGACATGAGCTTATTCTGTGCCAAAATGATATCCAGTGTGTCCACCTCTATGACTCCTCTCTTCTGAGTAGTCCCAGTATTTACAGGGTTCCTCTCGAAAGTGTACGTGTACTGGTTGTTGACAACCATCTCAATGATCTCGTTTGCCTCTTCAAGCATCTTTTTCATGTGTAGTGAACCACCTGCGGAGTGATCCAGTGACATATTGGCCATCTCAAAGAGGCCATCGTAAAAGATCTCCAGCCTGGTTCAATCTGAAACCATGTTGGAAGGGCATCTCCtgatcatctgcttgtatctctcccaggcctcatagagggactctccccCATTCTGTTTGAAGGTCTAGACATCCACTCTAAACTTACTCAACTTCTGGGGTGGAAAAAACTTGGTCAAAAATTCAGTGACCACCTTATTCCATGTGTCAAGGTTCTCCTTGAGCTGAGAATCCAGCCACAGCTttgctttgtctcttacagcaaaagggaagagcatgagcttgtaaatCTCGGGGttcactccattcgtcttaacaatgtcacagatctgcaggaagtCGGATATGAATTTGTTGGGATCCTTCTGTGGGATTCCATGAAACTGACAGTTCTGTTGCACCAGAGTAACCAATTGAGGCTTgaactcaaaattgttggcaccaatggcaggtacagataTACTGCGCCCATAGAAGTCATATGTGAGtgcagtgtatgagccaagcaccttccttgcttgCTCTTCAGCGTTCGGATTGTCTCCATTAGCTGTCATAGTGGTATGTTCAGCTTCCTTCTCAAGGTTTTCTTGGGATTTTCTCTGGCTTTGTaagctttagcttgttgtaaatgccGCCTCAAGGTTCTTTCAGGTTTAGAATCAAACTTGAAAAGGGGTTCTTTATTCTTGTTCTTGCTTataaacaagaaacaaagaaaaagtgggaGTCTCTATATCAAAATATAGAGAATTCCCAATGAGATATCCTAAAAGAACTAAAGTAAAGTAAAATAAGcaactaactaaaaaaaattcaaaaacaaagataaacaaataacctaaaagatttttgaaaataaattaaaataaataaaaaaaattttgaaaagaaaagacaagacctaaagggacaccaaacttaaaattcaaaattaaatgaaaataaaataactaaaacaaaattcgaaaataaagagaaaaataaataagataaaattgaaaattaaggagaataaACAAAAGgggaattgaaaattaaaaagagaaataaataaacaaaaactaataaaaaatacttaatctaagcaacaagacaactggtagttgtcaatcacaaacaatccccggcaacggcgccaaaaacatggtgcgcgaaattagaactcgcacaacttaaccggcaagtgcaccgggtcatccaagtaatatctcaggtgagtaagggtcgatctcacgagaattgtcggactgagcaagcaatggttatcctgttagacttagtcagacaaacagtaAAAAGGGAGTTGTTGTTGTAAATgcataaaacaataaaatagcaaataaagaaagcaaataagaaTTTGGTGTAAAACAAtaatgagaaaacagttaaggtcttggagatgtttatcttttcgGATTAAAacgtcttaccaactattttaacaatgaatgattcattctatggcaaaccatgagtgattaaaccctaatctcttagtggtTTAATTTTTCCTAACCTTCATCAAACGCCACTCTTGTGGTCACTCAATTCGGATTAGAGGGTTAGTTTAGAAAACTGGTTTaacgccacaaaaaccctaattacccaaagctaacaggattttatgtcacatatcccaattagttaatgttattagcaatttaggaggagtgttttcaagctgtagttcaagcaagataactctctcgagaatcacaagaactcatgtagaaaagggtcatactctcgtcccacccagttcataagattaaaagcgaaaacaacaccttagaattgaatcaaacataaattaaaatagaagaataataatcttaatccatagaaataaacagagctcataaccttaactaggaggtttagttgctcataacttacagAGATAACAGAGTTCTAAAAAGTGCGAAAGGAAGAAGATTATGTTCGAACCCCCTATTAGGGttaatctttttctttaaatactaacctCATAATAAATTCTagacctaaaagatattatttgtaaataaatattacaaaaagaaaataaaataaaactaataagtgTTAAATCTACTTAGAGGCCCAAAGAGGTGTGAAACGGGCtgctgctggcgttcaacttcaggaatgggcgttgaacgccaatgggGGAAGCGTGCGTCTCTGGCTTGTGCTCCCTACTGGCGCCAAATGCCAGGTGGGTGTTTAGCGCTCAGGGAGGGTGCTGCCAGCATTTTCCTTTCTTACTCCACGCTTCTCCAAACTGCTCCGAATTTCACCTATAAtcataaaaacacaagaaaaactcaaagtagcatccaaatgtGGTTTttgcacaagaaaaactcaaactTAGAATTCACATACTATTTTTCCTAATATCACAAACTAATAaactcacttcattttagtgattaTTATCTCATTCCAACAATATATTATTCCTTGTCTTCAAATTTACTCGTCTTActatattcttttttatatttttcaggaTGAGTTATCATAAGCaaaaaagaaagtagaagaagaaaaatgctaCGATAGATAGAGAAGGGAGAAACCTCTTCCTCCTCCACAACAGCATgaagatccaccagctgaagttGGTAATTTGTTCAAGTTTTCGCGTTCCTAATCGTAGAAAGCCCACAGAGGACTGTGCAAAATTCAAGTGTGGGAGTGGCTTAGAACGGCAATTGTGGTTGTAAAGACGCTTTTTTTAAacactttcatattttatttttcttattgctATGTCTTTtagattttttgttaattatttggttactttaaattttcttttagtaGTTGTATTTTACTTGTTTTGTATATAATTTAGagctttatttgtatttttatttagcaTGGTTTGTATAtatctttttattgttattttagttGTGTATAGATGAACATGTGATAATGTAATCTTGGTAATTTTCTCTATATGCATGAAATGATTGAGATTTGTATAGAATAGGAAAAAgaacttagaattttaattttcatccaaccaactctttaaaaaaaaattagggtactagattaaaataataaacttccaagataattttttttataggagCATCCCATTTGATTTGAGTTGAAACTTTCTTTTGAACTTACTTAAACTATAATTGTGGAACATAGATAAAAACTAGAACACACAAGTTAATACTACAAAAAATGTTGGTAAAAATGGCATTAATTTTATGACAGATTTAAAGAACTGTCATTATGTTTGTTAACTTCAGTGGCGCTAACTTATGCCATAATGCTCATGGTTTTTGTGGCTTTTGTTAATTGTGGCGGTTTGGAACTtccatagaattttttttatttcttaacttGAGTGATGTTGCATATGACTATATGAGAGTGTGATTAGTATTGTTGGCTTGTTGCATATGAGAAAGTGCGGATGATGTCAATGATGAACCCTAATTTTTTGCAATTGTTCATCTTCCACTGATTTGTCATTCAACTCCTCGCTGTCGCTCATTCCTTCGTTGCAGCTCATCTCCTCATTGCTGCAAGTAATGCCGTTGTCGCTGCCTTCAGTGAGCTTCTACGATCCGGCTTCAATCTGAAGATTTGTCAGCATTCGTCTCATCACCATCGTTCATCTCCTCGCCATCGCAAGAAATACCATTGTCGCTGCCTTCAACGAGCTTCTAGGATCTAGTTCTCAATCTAGCTCATCTCCTCGCCGCCACAAGCAATTCCATTGTTGTTGCCTTCAGTAAGCTTCAACAATTTGGCTTCGATATGAAGATTTGTCACCGCTCATCTCACTGCCGTCATTCATCTATGCACTATCGCAAGCAACACCATTGTCGCTGCCTTCTAGGATATGATTTTCAATCTGGCTCATCTCCTCACCTCAGAAAGCAACGCCGTTGTTGCTGCCTTCAGCAAGCTTCAACAATTTAGTTTTGCCATCTCTGTCACTTCTAATAGGTAATCTACTTAATCTTCTTagattttttcttcctctttgtACTTTTAGATCTAGTTCATGCTCTAATGGGAAGAAACAAAGAATGCTGGttctttttttgttattgtgtattttgattttcattgatcttttgtgatgttgttgttgttgttagcttGTTACTGCTGCATTTTCTGTTGTGTTGTtgtttttttgcttttgattttgTTTAGTTTGAGACCTAATCTGTTCTATTAAACTGATAATCTCATAATCTGCATCATTTGTCCGAAATTAGTACAACACAATACTTTACTTTTTCATCAACAAAAGTCATGCCATTATAGAGGAACTGATTGGGTTTGGAGCAAGAGTGCACGCGTGTGCAAAGAACGAAGCTGAGCTTActaagggtgtgtttggcaaacacGTTGGGGCGGAGAGAAGCACGTTtgagcttcttgaaagtttcactcTTATGTTTGGCCATTTTTATCTTTGTGAACGCAGAATTGATTCTGCCTCTGAACCCACGTTTAGGAGAAGCTCAAATTTGTAGCTTCTGCGTTTCACGTTTTGACGTTCACGTTTAGGAGAAgctcaaatatttcttttttaccaaccatacccttcattttcttctataaaaatgATACTAGTAACTATTATCTTCACAGTCATTCTTTGTAGTTCTTCCTacttcttcataattttttagttctatttttttcatcaaaatcgttcagatttatttcaatcactaacaaattgaaatttttttatttttatttgattttattcatataaattttatttacgttttatggtatttttttgttcatataatatatgttgttagttttatagaatttttattatttcttatctgtataatttttttctattctttgatgtactctatttttgttttgtattaatttttttattttttattctgaatttgtaaaatttgtaattgtaattattatatattacgtttattatcaaaattttgaataatataaattatgatcctataaaaaaatgacaaaataaataaaaaattaattataagtaacaatagagtcatgaataataaaaatttatagtctaaaataatactaaattaaagagtactgacgatactaaaaaaaattatagaatattttctttttgtgtgacattataaaatttatagtactctcttttatatttttattttttattatatttattttatttatatgataaatattttttatagtattctgATTTTGCAGGTATATAaaattgatgtctattttagtaattttttatctaaaagtaattttgagtagtataatccaaacaatatttattttactataatcaattttaatacaaagattaccaaacataaatcacattaACCTAAACTAACttatcatcaaaatcaattttacaaaatcaattttatgtaaACTCTGGTTtttaaactgtaatccaaacacacactaagtcTCTTATCTAATAAAATGATTATGGTTTTAAGGTTATTGGCTCTGTTTGTGATGTCTCTGTTCCTCATAAGATGGAGAAGCTGATGGACTCTGCGTGTTTTCAATTCCAAGAAAAACTCAACATCCTTGTAAGCTCTCTTCTTTCTCTGCATTTCATCTATTTGATATTATTCTCCAACTAACACTATTGTGTATGTTTTGAATTAACATTAACTGATACTTCAATACCGGTATAGATAAACAATGTAGGGACAAATATTAGGAAACCAATGAGAAAACTCACTGCTTTAGAGCTTTCCAGACTAATGGGATATATATGTGTAAACAAAGAGGAAAATATGTGTAAAGGTAAACGTATGTACATAATTCGAGTCTATAACAGCCTTGTTTAGAATGCATCTGATTTGAAATTATAAATGAATTGaattctatttcttgttttggaaTAGAAAAAAACATGAAGTTTAATTTCGATGAGAATTCCAATTCTTATTTTACCCCATTTACAAATTAGATCTACTTTAATCtgatttcaaaatcaattttcacCTAAATCTCACTTAAACTGTGCAATATCAAAAATACCCCTGTCCAAATTATAATATTCCATAATCTCTTCGTAATCAAGAGAGTGGGAGAAGAGTCGAGCTCGAAACCCAGAAAAATAATGGCGCCTTCTCTGCAGTTGTTCCATCCTCCGAAGCCCCTCACGCACTTCAATCGCTTCTCATCCACCTCCTCAAGGCCTGCTTCCGTAAGGTGTTCTGCAGCCGCCGCTCCTGCTTCCGTTCCCCCCCTTATTGCGTCAGGGATCACATACGAGTTCCGAGAGATGCTTCTGGGTGGCGCTGCATTGGACGCCACCGGAGTCCCCATGCCCAACGAGACCCTTTCTGTTTCGAAGCAATCCGATGCCGTTCTTCTTGGTGCCATTGGAGGCTATAAATGGGATAAAAACGAGAAACATCTGAAGCCAGAGACTGGGTTGCTTCATCTCCGGCCTGGCCTTCAAGTTTTTGCAAATCTCAGACCAGCCACTGTCTTCCCACAGGTATTAATCAGCTCTTGCTGCTTCTTCTCACATGGAAATAATCTGCATGCCTTTTAATTTGTGCTGGTTATCCTCTAGTTGGTGGATGCTTCAACCCTTAAGAAAGAGGTTGCTGAAGGTGTTGATCTCATGGTTGTGAGGGAACTCAATGGCGGTCAGTCCTCCTTCGGTTCCCCGCTCATTATACTGAATTTCTAGTTGCTGTCCCCTGATTCGTAGGGTTAAATCTTCTTGTCCGTGCTCTCTGCTTATTCAGGTATATATTTTGGAAAACCCAGGGGCTTTGGAACCAATGAAAATGGCCAGGAGACTGGATTTAACATTGAGATTTACTCTGCTCATGAGGTATCTTACTAATTGGACATGCTTCTCTGCATGAATTATAACATGCTTGTGATTTGTGAGTGAAATATAAACAAAAGCTTTGGTTGCAATAGAATTTGTCAAGGTTGTTGACCTTGGTTGAATACTTAAGTGGAAGAGAATTCATGTGCACTATTTGATTACagattttattattatacaaTGATTCAGAATAGTCGATTGAGCCAACACATGTTGTGAAAAATATATCCAATGATTCAGAACTTTCACAATTGTTTGATGTGAGATTATGTTGGAGGGGTTTCTTTCATAAAGAAGGATGGAAAAAAGATTGTGTGGAAGGGACATCTAAGTTAATGTGTTGCTTAcagttttcacttttttttttcttggtttctCTGAAGTAGCTTGTAGTTTTCTTATGGTGAGAAGTTGTTCCTTTCTTGTCTCTATAACTATTTTGTACATTCTCAATGGATCTATGATCCtctaatttattgttttttaataaaaacatgaTCATATCAAATGAGTGTCATAATCACACACAAATAagattatagaaaaaaaatgaaaaagttatcagatgttgattttttttaaaaataatttaaatttctcatttttaaaaaaatttccccTATCATAATTTCATGGGTGAGATGGATCTAACTGGTGAGGTTGTGTTAGACCAATTTTACTTATAagtgatttatataattatattatctaatttaattgataaataaaattatacttaATATTTATTGAGGGGTAAAAATGTCTTAGAGAAATAATGTAATTCATCAACAAGTCATTTCAAACAATGGAATTCAATTCTATCTCATTAAATGAGTTAGTTGTTCCAAACTATGGAATTGAATTCCATTTCTTTAGGAATTCATTTCTTGATGGAATTGAATTCTAATTCCATCATTTAAAGGTGTCCAAACAGGCTGtaaaatttcaaacaataatagggaaaaaaatttaatattcttATAGTTGAAACCTTCAATCTGCACTATAATTTGAAGGTGCAAGAGGATGACTTTGTTGGTTTAGTTTGAAATGTTGTTGGTTTCAGTCCTGGTCATATTGCTTGCTTATTAAGTATAGGATTAGACCGCAAATTATGTACAATAAATGTATGTATAGAATttgcttttttattattattttctcaataCTAAtagtaacaaaaattaattaaggACAAAATAAACTAATAGTTAAAGCATTCACAATGCACCATATTCGGTTGGCTTATGAGGATGTTTTTGAAAATATACTTTTGTATGTTATTGTTCTTTCCAAAATAGTTTGTAAAGAAGAATCTAAATTGTAAGTGCTGCAGGGAATGTTCAAGGATGttaatgtataaaaaattaatcatgatATGGGGCATCCAACGAAATAGGACCAAGATGATATGCAACTCTTGCGACCATCTCCTTGGCTACATCTACGATGACGACCCTCCATTCACTGATACTcccaatgtaacaccctaacttttagcacctcatgatcgtactaaaagtttaGGTGTTACTTACCTctaaccctttttattttatactatatttatttaatattgagccttcgtgaATACGAATCGGAATTTTAATCAAGAAAACGGAAGGTCTTTACTGTAAAACTcttaatcacaaaaatatactGAGTAGGCACAGGAAGGTGGCAACACCACCAATGTCAATGAAAATACCACTGAAGGAGGGACAGTATTAAATTCCGTGGTGAGTCCAATGTATAAGAATagatatgttatattattttgttgTTTGCTCTCTGTAACTCTTTAATTTGTCACAGACCAGGGCATGAAAAGCCAAGAAGAAATTGCCAAAAATTCTATAAGAGTTGGAGCAGTGGCCCAAACTCAGAGTGAAGAAATTCCATTGTCACAATTTGCACCCCAAGCTGAGAGGGTCATTTTTAAAACATCTGTTTGATGCTGTATATTATTGCATATCAATTTCATAGACACATTCagttaattaatttagtaaaCTTGTAACAAGCTGTAGGAGAAAACTCCAATAGCAATCCTAGACCATTTAGAGAGAAACACCAAATTGTTAGGCCCATAGCTCCATGTATTGTACCCCCACCTGTACCAGCACCTGTACCAACATTATGGTTCAAATCTCAACCTTCACAAGCTTCAAACCTGAGGCTTCACAACTCACAGAATTAATGCACTGGGCTAATAGCTGATATGACAACTCCAAGAAACACAAATGGTGCAATTTCTGCAGAGACGATGGCTACTACATCACGACTTCTTAAATTTGCGCCAACACCCGACTTTAGGCCTCCAGGACTTAGGCTTCTTAAGCACCATTGATAATGTTAATAGGGTTATAGAAATGTGAATTGTTGTTTTGGTATTTTGGATGTCTAATTTGCATCTTTAAGACTTGAAGTGATACAATGGTATTTTGGctgtttagtttttttatttagggCCATGTTGCTGCCCATGCTATGCTATTTAAACTATGAATAGATAAATAGCTTGTTAAGTATCAGTATGAATATAACATATGAACTTGTATGCTTTATATGAAATTAGTTAAATCCATGCTACATGTACAAATATTTACTGTCATAATTTTGAATTAAGTTCAGCGAAGAAACTTTGAacattaataacaataattcatTTTCATTTAACTTCAAGAGTGTTTAACACATGATTTTATCCCATTACAAAAAACTCTTGGCTAATCTAAAATTATTCATCAAGTTCTCCACAAAATTGGCGTGAACAAGCAGGTAATCACAACTccaccaaaaaatacaaaaacactacATCCTAAACCCAGACATGTACTTTCACCTATTTTTAATCTACATTTTTCCAATTGATTTTCTAATCCAATCAACCTATCATCTAGTTCTTTCACCTTATTATTCACCACATTACTTAGGTCTTCAAATCGATTCTGCTTCTTCATCAATACCCCCTTTGAGATTGTCTTCACAACATACTCATTAAATGAAGAAACATAATCATCTAACAACATACTCATTAAATGAAGAAACATAATCATCTAACTAAGCAAAGAATGAGCAATGAGCTTCTACTGCAATTTGAATGAACTTTGTGAGACTAATAGTGAGTACAGAATTGAACTAACCAAAACATTAATAccataaatatatatatcttgAAGGGCAACGAAAGAATAACCTATCTAGATTATTTTCAGTCCCAAACATAAATAGAATAGCATGAAATCCGCAATAGCACTTTGGGAGGACCCATCTCTTCTTTCTCCGAGCCCCAATACTCTCACTAGAGTTCATGCTGCAAGTCAAATTATTGCCTCCAATTCACAAGTTCGAGGATGAACAACGTTCTCCACTCCCAATCATGGTGCCCTAGGATTTGCCTTTTGTTGTTTCACATACGAATGAGTAAAGAGATTAGGGGTGCAAAGAATCATCCAAATTAAGTTTTTATTCTGCTGTTACTAAAATGACAACATTTTTGGAGGCAGAGGGACAAATCAACCCTGTCCGTTCTTCCTAATCCAACATGACACTTCACTCTGAATAAATGTCCACATCAACGTCAATAACTATCACATAGGATCTTTCCATCAATTTTAGTCAAGGGATACAATGGAGGGACCAAAATGACTCACTTTAGAGACGGACAAAGGCCAACATGGATGTCTTGTTTTAACAGAAATCGCCTTGTCCTAATTTAGAATGGACAAGAACCAGACTCGATGTTCACCCTAatatatgtaaatataaaatacatattgagaATATGTAaaacaacatatataaatatacataaatacatagggattaaattaataattgatttttattgtcCACGTTATCAACATAAATAAGTGGAGAATAGTAATGAAATTACTAAGATAGCATCACTCATTCATTCACATGATATAATTACAGGCATCGAATAGATTCATAAAAATTATTTCATGTTCGAGGAGGATATAATTCCCAAAGCCCCACCGTTGTGTCTTCGGAGGCAGAGGCCATAAGCTTACAATCATATGAGTAAGTTACAGCATTGCACTGCACCATTGACATTTcatgcaaataaaaaaaatgcatgttaaataaataaataaaatatagtctAATCTGCATCAGATATATAATGTAACAAACAACAATGACATACCGTTGCATGGTGATACTTTAGTATTGCTAAAGCATTTCCTTTGCGGTAATTATATATCCTTACTCTGCCAATAAGTGGTCAAAGACATATTAAACAGCattgttttataaaaaatatggaATAGTAATGTGGCAAACAAATTATTACAAATCATCCTTAGCTTGTATAAAATGGAATAATTTTCGGAGCGTGGAGGAGTTTAAATGATATCAAGACAAGTAAAATTATAGATCAAGTAAAAGAAAAGAGTAAATGAATTCAAAACCTGTGGTCCCAACCGGCAGTTGCAGCAATTTTTTCATCAGGACGAATTGAAGTGCCTGATATGCCAGGTCGCTCCAAATTGATTTC is a window from the Arachis hypogaea cultivar Tifrunner chromosome 17, arahy.Tifrunner.gnm2.J5K5, whole genome shotgun sequence genome containing:
- the LOC112764918 gene encoding uncharacterized protein; the encoded protein is MGSDSNVAGSSSPSAKRTRDPEEEVYVDNLRSHKRYLSEIMASSLNGLTVGDSLPDNLMDSPARSESMFSLRDDMSWQYSPMSEDSDDLRFCETPLHACPTQLDSLPSSPVSSPYRYQKPQNASSSAPSSSSIASHSSTVLAVTCSQPRQRGSDSEGRFPSSPSDICHSADLRRAALLRSVQMRTQPPGSTSMELPFGSCHEPIPNVDTEERSCSYMKPLDDEREYQIEECSAISISEPEFNPDDNKSGRVLGVNAKSTDS
- the LOC112762461 gene encoding uncharacterized protein isoform X1, which gives rise to MAPSLQLFHPPKPLTHFNRFSSTSSRPASVRCSAAAAPASVPPLIASGITYEFREMLLGGAALDATGVPMPNETLSVSKQSDAVLLGAIGGYKWDKNEKHLKPETGLLHLRPGLQVFANLRPATVFPQLVDASTLKKEVAEGVDLMVVRELNGGALEPMKMARRLDLTLRFTLLMRECSRMLMYKKLIMIWGIQRNRTKMICNSCDHLLGYIYDDDPPFTDTPNVTP
- the LOC112762461 gene encoding 3-isopropylmalate dehydrogenase, chloroplastic isoform X2, producing MAPSLQLFHPPKPLTHFNRFSSTSSRPASVRCSAAAAPASVPPLIASGITYEFREMLLGGAALDATGVPMPNETLSVSKQSDAVLLGAIGGYKWDKNEKHLKPETGLLHLRPGLQVFANLRPATVFPQLVDASTLKKEVAEGVDLMVVRELNGGIYFGKPRGFGTNENGQETGFNIEIYSAHEGMFKDVNV